The nucleotide window atttgttatactaatcaaattgctctagttagtttatagatttttaaataggctattcaccccctctagccatattaggacctttcaagtgatatcagagccgtggtcactgtttaattgaaggcttaacaacctcggtgtcaaattatggctcaagttgtgttcaaccatgtggggggtaaaccaccgttctttgatggcataggctatgattattggaagagaaagatgaggatgtatcttggttcaatcaatgatcaagtatgggatgtgaccaaaaatgactatgctatcattgatcccgtcaatctcaccaaccaagacaagaccaacaagcaatgtaatacaatggctctcaacaccatatacaatgtcattgattccaaggtgtttgagcaaatcaaggattgtgaaagagctaatgaggtgtggagaaGATTGGAGGAACATATGAAGGCACtccagcggtgaagagtgccaaattgtacaccctcaaggataaattgacaagcttcaagatgaaggaagatgagagcattttggagatgttccatcgattgtgaagtgattgtcaatgattttgaaggcattgggagagaagatcaaggatgataatgtctctcatcggttcttgatgtgcctacctccaagatttgagatgttgagattgcttatcataagagaaggattgaagaagattacccctaaccaagtactaggtgatgttatgacacaagagacataccaagtggaaagggaaggggttgataAGGATgacaaaaaggaagaagaagacaagaagaagaagagtgtagcattcaaggctagctcatcatccaagaacaagggcatgtccaagaaagaatcaagtgatgatgaggatcttagtgacattgatgatgaggccatggctctatttgtgtgcAAGataggaaaattcatgaagaaaaagggctatggtgcaagaaagagaagagatcataccaaaagcaaagaatatgtgagaagatgctacaattgcaagagccacaatcacgttgtagcggattgtccctacaatagtgacaatgatgaggataaaAAGAagtacaagaagaacaagaaggaaaagaaggagaagaaggagaagaggatgaccttccaaaagaagaagaagagtggaggatatgtggtcacttgggataatgATGGCTCGTcgaatagtgatgactctagtgatgatggtaagaaatctatcaagaaagcactagcaagcattgccatcaacaataagccctccatcttcgacactccatcgacatgcctcatgacaAAGCCtatcaaggtaaaatatgatgtgagtgatgatgatgaatgtgaaagtgatgcttgtaggagtgatgatgatgatgaggaggaggaggagtacaccaaggaggagctcttggacatgtgtgagcaagtacatACTTacgttgagatgaagagaaaggagtgcaaagaattacacaaaaaagtaaaatttcttgagcaatcctttgatgagttcaatgccactcatgagaggctaatggaagcccatgaaaagcttagaaaagctcactctaagcttgaaaaggctcactcctctctcatcgagcaagtcaaaatagaggaagccaagaaggagcaagtgattatgtcttgtgatgtgggactaacatgtgatattattaatgaatctttttataaacccattgtagttgctcccactaacatttcttgtagtactactactactacttcacctttgagtgatggtctcacttgtgatgcctcactaatggtggaaaatgagaccctcaagaaggagataaatgagctcactcgtgccttaggcaatgcctatggtgaagATGCCCTCatgctaaagtgcttggatagccaaagattttccctcaataaagagggattaggctatacccccaagaaaggcaagatggcctttgtcactcccaaagttagctttgtgaagggcaatggtcggttttgcaatagatgcaagcaagttggacatatagagcaatattgcaagactaacaagaacaaactacctaatatatcctcaattaaatttgatttttgttacatgcttgttaagggtgtcaatggtgtgaaggctaagttcattggtacaccaattatgagcccaaagaagaaggctatttgggtaccaaagaccttggtaactaaccttcaaggatccaaAGAAGTTTgggaacctaaaaagaattaatcttcttttataggtcaattgtaaagccagaggaaggcatttcatacttgatagtgggtgcacacaacacatgactggtgatccaagaatgttcaattcaatcaatgaaaataagagtaatgggattgatagtatcacatttggtgataatggcaaaggtaaggtcaaaggtc belongs to Miscanthus floridulus cultivar M001 chromosome 4, ASM1932011v1, whole genome shotgun sequence and includes:
- the LOC136548840 gene encoding nucleolin 1-like, with amino-acid sequence MTQETYQVEREGVDKDDKKEEEDKKKKSVAFKASSSSKNKGMSKKESSDDEDLSDIDDEAMALFVCKIGKFMKKKGYADCPYNSDNDEDKKKYKKNKKEKKEKKEKRMTFQKKKKSGGYVVTWDNDGSSNSDDSSDDGKKSIKKALASIAINNKPSIFDTPSTCLMTKPIKVKYDVSDDDECESDACRSDDDDEEEEEYTKEELLDMCSAEEFSSEEFDD